A region from the Triticum urartu cultivar G1812 chromosome 1, Tu2.1, whole genome shotgun sequence genome encodes:
- the LOC125532711 gene encoding ataxin-2 homolog — MKYSDPAMPIYAAIKVEEEDQEGVAIANFGTAGQVRGGQQDCMAIFRNPAPPPQVQPPRPPPPAPAQCQWNKRLATGPPPGFPGVCQPPQKRHQSGPQPPHRQHQVQPQQRQYQAPAQQAQRQYQAPPAQAQQAQRQYQARPPQTQQYQAAAPQAQPPQKQYPPPQPRRQQAAQGQSLQQQYQAQPRQMQYPPAPTQAQSPQMQYQQPEPAQAQAPQMQYQPAPTQAQPPGMQYQPAPSPSARQHAPTPAAQHAPSSSRPRLQPRAAAKPASAFKKPSVVCGVCDVRCMTAVHLKQHEKGRKHRNKVGCAAGEMNVWCDVCSVTLLTKLNVKEHYSGKPHLQRASRSSAKGNRAT; from the exons ATGAAATACTCCGATCCCGCAATGCCGATCTATGCGGCCATCAAGGTGGAAGAGGAAGACCAGGAGGGGGTTGCCATTGCCAACTTTGGTACGGCAGGCCAGGTGCGCGGCGGCCAACAGGACTGCATGGCCATCTTCAGGAACCCCGCTCCTCCCCCACAG GTGCAGCCGCCGCGGCCACCTCCACCTGCACCTGCACAATGCCAGTGGAACAAGAGGCTGGCTACCGGACCGCCTCCAGGCTTCCCCGGCGTGTGCCAGCCGCCACAGAAGAGACACCAGTCTGGGCCGCAGCCACCGCACAGGCAGCACCAGGTGCAGCCACAACAGAGACAGTATCAGGCGCCGGCGCAGCAAGCACAGAGGCAGTATCAGGCGCCGCCGGCGCAGGCGCAGCAGGCGCAGAGGCAGTATCAGGCGCGGCCACCGCAGACGCAGCAGTACCAGGCGGCGGCGCCGCAGGCACAGCCACCGCAGAAGCAATACCCGCCACCACAGCCTAGGCGGCAGCAGGCGGCGCAAGGGCAGTCACTGCAACAGCAATACCAGGCGCAGCCGCGGCAGATGCAGTACCCGCCGGCGCCGACGCAAGCGCAATCACCGCAGATGCAATACCAGCAGCCGGAGCCTGCGCAAGCGCAAGCCCCGCAGATGCAGTACCAGCCGGCACCGACCCAAGCGCAACCACCGGGGATGCAGTACCAGCCGGCGCCGTCGCCGAGCGCGCGGCAGCACGCTCCCACACCTGCCGCTCAACACGCCCCGTCCAGCAGCAGGCCCCGACTTCAGCCGAGGGCGGCGGCCAAGCCGGCGTCCGCGTTcaagaagccctccgtggtgtGCGGCGTGTGCGACGTGCGGTGCATGACGGCGGTTCACCTCAAGCAGCACGAGAAGGGGAGGAAGCATCGGAACAAGGTGGGCTGCGCCGCCGGGGAGATGAACGTGTGGTGCGACGTCTGCTCCGTGACCCTGTTAACCAAGCTCAACGTCAAGGAGCACTACTCCGGCAAGCCGCATCTCCAGCGGGCCTCACGCTCCAGTGCCAAGGGCAACCGAGCAACCTGA